Proteins encoded by one window of Tunturibacter psychrotolerans:
- a CDS encoding magnesium transporter CorA family protein has translation MPWYQLEDANDPKLDELAKQYNLHPLHLEDTRTHDESVKVDSGAAYTFAVFKPVRLIPDPDNPGEQKPSFSPIDIFAGKDFLITISDPTCPTTEQALARARRDGDDQHPAKLVSLILDTIVDLYFPAIDHFDDRIDQLEDKVFDDPSPEILQSVFAIKRELIDLRRVLVNTRDASLHLQRDPNTIIDAENQPYVRDTYDHVARLLDSVETQRDLLNNTLDIYLSSVSNRTNEVVKVLTILGTVALPAIAISGIYGMNLKGLPFEESPHGAEWIIGITILVTALLLWILRKLDWL, from the coding sequence ATGCCCTGGTATCAACTCGAAGACGCCAACGATCCCAAGCTCGACGAACTCGCCAAACAATACAACCTTCATCCCCTCCATCTCGAAGACACTCGTACTCATGACGAAAGCGTCAAGGTTGACTCTGGCGCAGCCTACACCTTCGCTGTCTTCAAGCCCGTCCGCCTCATCCCTGACCCCGACAACCCTGGCGAACAGAAGCCTTCTTTTTCCCCCATTGACATCTTCGCTGGCAAAGACTTCCTCATCACCATCTCAGACCCCACATGCCCAACCACCGAGCAGGCTCTGGCCCGCGCCCGCCGCGACGGCGACGACCAGCACCCCGCCAAACTCGTCTCCCTCATCCTGGACACCATCGTCGATCTTTACTTTCCCGCTATCGACCACTTCGACGATCGCATCGACCAGCTCGAAGACAAAGTCTTCGACGATCCCTCCCCCGAAATCCTTCAATCCGTCTTCGCCATCAAGCGTGAACTCATTGACCTTCGCCGTGTCCTCGTCAACACCCGTGATGCCTCGCTCCATCTTCAGCGCGATCCCAATACCATCATCGATGCTGAAAATCAGCCCTACGTCCGCGACACCTACGATCACGTCGCGCGGCTGTTGGACTCGGTCGAAACCCAGCGCGATCTACTCAACAACACCCTTGACATCTACCTCTCGTCGGTCTCCAATCGCACCAACGAGGTCGTCAAGGTCCTTACCATCCTCGGCACCGTCGCTCTACCTGCAATCGCCATCTCCGGCATCTACGGGATGAACCTCAAAGGTCTACCCTTCGAAGAATCCCCTCACGGAGCCGAATGGATCATCGGCATCACCATCCTCGTTACCGCACTCCTTCTCTGGATCCTCCGCAAGCTGGACTGGCTCTAG
- a CDS encoding dienelactone hydrolase family protein has translation MQTAGHGAALNLLPVIATLLLLAQPIRLLAQTRVAVTSGVIQTQQHTMRYETFGDPSSPATIIVLHGASGPSIPFYQEQATFFASHGYLVLFPHYFDATTDHSPSDANYRAWVQAVTDLLIDQRSSSENNKRHFGLIGMSMGSSVALAAGSQGLPVQAIADWYGALPDSFFYNFKSMAPLLILHGEHDRNIPVANAHQLQRLCELKDLTCDSHLYPDQDHGFTGAALQDAQQRTLAFFAKHL, from the coding sequence ATGCAAACCGCCGGGCATGGCGCAGCGCTGAATCTTCTTCCTGTCATAGCGACACTGTTGCTTCTCGCGCAGCCCATCAGGTTGCTGGCACAGACCCGAGTTGCAGTCACGTCTGGCGTCATCCAAACGCAACAGCATACGATGCGATACGAGACCTTCGGCGACCCCTCGTCTCCCGCAACGATTATTGTTCTTCATGGAGCCAGCGGGCCATCCATCCCGTTCTATCAAGAGCAGGCAACATTTTTCGCCTCTCATGGCTACCTCGTACTGTTCCCACACTACTTCGACGCGACCACAGATCACAGTCCCAGCGACGCCAACTACCGCGCTTGGGTACAAGCCGTAACGGATCTTCTCATCGACCAGCGGTCTTCATCCGAAAACAATAAAAGACACTTCGGACTCATAGGCATGTCGATGGGGTCGTCCGTCGCACTCGCGGCCGGTTCCCAGGGGCTACCTGTTCAGGCCATCGCCGACTGGTACGGTGCTCTTCCAGATAGCTTTTTCTACAACTTCAAATCCATGGCTCCGCTCCTCATCCTGCATGGAGAACATGACCGAAACATCCCTGTAGCAAACGCGCACCAACTTCAGCGACTCTGCGAACTGAAAGATCTAACCTGCGACAGCCATCTCTATCCTGATCAGGATCACGGCTTCACTGGCGCCGCCCTTCAGGATGCTCAGCAGCGAACTTTGGCCTTCTTCGCAAAACATCTATAA